AGCGTGTGTGAACAcgtgtctgtgtgtctgcttgTGCCTCTGAGTGCCTGTGGTTTCTCCTCCCAGTGATCCTGGCTGCCTGGAATGTCCGGGTCCCCAGGATTGGAGCCAGAGTCTGAGTCTGTCTCAGTGGGGCTCGCTGGCTGACCCGCCTTGTCTGGCCTGGACTCCTAGGTGGGGGATGTGGGTCCAGGGCTCTGGTctggctggggctgggctggagctCAGGAGGACCATGGTGATGTTGCAGCCGTTTAGTTCCGGTCTGTTCTCTCCTGGGCCTCTGTTCTCATCTGCGGCTATTTCCTGCCAAGGACTGGGGAGGTGGGCTCAAGCAGAGAGAACaggatggggcagggaggaggggtttGTAGCCTTCCCCTGCCCTGTCCATCCTTGCCCAGTGGTGCCAGGAGTGTGCTTCCTCCTTCAGACTTCTGTACTGGGGCTGAGCCGAGGGCTGGATCTGCGTTGCCAGGAATCCACCGACCTCCACGCAGGGCTGAGAGAGGGAGGGCTCTGCAGGGAGTTAGGGTGTGGCCCGGGTGCTTCCAGGCTCCTAGCTCAGCGCTGGGAGCTGACCCTGCTCCCCTTCCAGACTGAGGGGCCGGACCTGGGCCGTCTctgcctccctccagccctgcctggaCATCTTCCCTCTATGGAGGAGAGACAGCCTGGCAGCCAGAGGCAGGAACAGAGGCCTGAGATGGAGCAATAGAGCGGTCGAGGCcgatggagagagacagacaagggCGGGGgcgcagaggagggaggagggctgggaAGGAGGCCACCAGTGCTAATATAAACCAGTTAGAAAAACAGGAGGAGAGGCCAGGCCTCAAGGCCAGCCAGGCAGGGCTTGTTTATCCAGAATGAAAGGCCCttgaggagctgggggtggggtgcggaGACAAGTCCTGATTCCAGTTTGGAAAGGGGGCTCCGCCTCCCAGGGTCTGGATCCTGCTGAGGAAATGGGTCCGTTAGGTTGGGGGTGGGGCGTCCTCACAGCCCTGTGTCCTCCCAGTGGGTCCTACCTGTTGTCAGCCCTCATTCCCTCTTGCTGCAGTAGCAGCAGCCTCCTCCCCTTGCCCGGAGCCCAAGAGtctggctgggctgggctccttGCTTGTCTGAGGACTTGGGGACCAGGGCAGCGTTCAAGAGAGGCTCCAGCCCACCAGGGCCTGGGCCTGTGACCGTAATTCAGTCCAAATGGGCAGTCCAAAAATGCACCGCGGGTTTTTGTGGTAgtttggtggattttttttcttttctttttttctgaggtttGCTTAACTAGAAAGAGTGGGTTTGATACACAGTGCATGCTCTGTTATTTCACATTTGTTTACGTGACTTTGTAAGTTTTCCCAGAGCTTCAAATTTGTGCCTTCTGTTGGGAAGGCTCCCATACCCCACTTCATTTCCTCCCctctgggaggggtggggggtgatcCTGGGAGCACCGTACCCGGGTCTGGGTGGTGTTTCTGCTCTTGATGGTGGGCAGATGGGGTGGGGGCACCAGGACAGGGGGTCACCCGGCTCCCCGCTCAGCTCTCAGGGGCCTCACCCCTCATCCCCCTGGCTGGCTGAAGATGACTGATGAACAGCAGTGCCCATCATGCTCTCCGGAAGGGGCCCCCCTACCTCCCTAGGGCCCGTGCGACTCTTATCCCCACCTCACAGTTGAGGAAACGCAGCCCCCAGAGGCGAAGGGTCACCACAGGGCCAACGGGAAGACCTGGTGGTCTGGCAGCCTGGGGTCCTTGGGGTCAGACCCAGGATGCCTTTCTGCTCTCCTGCAGTGGGGGGATGCCTTGGCCAGTGTTCACTTACAGAGATGCTGGTGAGGAGATACTCCCCCCAGAACCCCAGACCTGCAGTGGCCCCAGAAGGGCTCTGTATGCATGTCACAGACACCCACGAGGCATCTGGGGCCATACCCTCAGGCCCCCCTGCCCCTTCTGGGCTGGGCTACTGCCACCTTCTCCAGGACCCAAGCCAGAGTGACTCCCCTCACCCTTGGGAACACAGTGGCCAAGGCCTGACACCTCCCACCAGGCCGGCCGAGGACCAAGGACCGGGGGAAGGCGGGGAGGCCAAGGGGCCGGGCAGGAGCGGAGGGGGCGGTCTGCTCTGATGTCACAGCgggtgctggggaggggagggggagggggagggggccgggcTGTTTTTCTGGAGAGTTAGAGCCTGAGTAAGACAAAGCGCCGGCGGGCCAGGCGGGCCAGGCAGGCGCCATGGAGCTGCGGGCCCAGGTCCTGCTCTGGAAACTTGTGTTTCTGCAGAGTGAGTTCGGGTGTGGGGGCGGGGTCGGGGGGCGGGAGCCGCTGGTGGGTCTGAGCCCGAGCCCAGGGTTGGGTGGGGGGGGGTGCCTCAGCTGGGAAGGGGTGGGTCTGGGGGCCTCAGAGGGAGCTGCTCACCACGAGAAGGCCCCCAGGACGTGGAGGTGGTGAGGCCTCACGTCAGGTCCCACAGAACTTCCCCTCACTGGACGCTGGAGACGGgccgggcagggagggaggccaaGGCGGGGGCTCCTCCTGGGCTCCCTGGCGCCCCCCGACTTCTCTGGGACGCCCCTCAGGCCTGTGCTTCTCTGTTGTCAGGAGGGGAGTGggtgggggactgaggggggCTCGCAGGGTCTGCTCCCAGGCCCCGGAgctcacccccccccaccccacccctgccggGCTGGCCTGCTGACCCGGCACATTCCTCCATCCGGCTGGGCACCGGGCCACATCTCTGGAGCAGGAATTTGGCGTGTGGGGTGGCAGATGGTGGGGTCACTCCCCACTTCCAGCCTTCTCGTGCTTCAGACCTCTGCCCTTCGGGAAGGCCGAGGGGGCTCCTGGGTGGGGCGCCAGCCGTCTGAGGACCCTGGAGGGCGGGCTTGTGAGGCATGGCCCCCGGGCAGGTGCCACTCCGGATATGCACGTGCAGAAGCCCTGCAAACCAGCCCAAGGTGTCAGGCGCTGGTACTCTTGTGGCCTTGCTGCAGTGATGTTTAGGGTGGCCACCATTCCTGAATGTGGCGCTTGGTGACAGGCACACATACAGAGCTGGCCTGGCCCCACCACTCACCCGCAGCCTGGGCAGATGGCCATGAGGATTAAGCGGGGGCCTGGGAgaggtgggggggaaggagaCCCCCGCCTCTGCCCTCCCGGCTTCTCTGGATTTACCTCCACCTGTTAAGAGGGTGTCACTAGCACCCACCTCAGCAAGGACTACCGAAGGGGCCCAGGGAGCCAAGTGGGGGCCGGTTCGGGTGGGTGACCTCTCCACAGTATGACTCTtgcttcctctccttccaggCTCTTCTGTCCTTCTGTCCTCAGGTTAGTGACCACCCTCCCCTGGGAACCCTTGCTAGCCCCATCCTGTATCTGTCCCCTTGGGTCTCACCCCTCCCGCGGTCACTTCCCCTCTCCACCAGGGCCAGCCGGGCCCGCGACCCCCGGCAGCTCCGTGGTGTCCGAGTCTGCAGTGAGCTGGGCAGCCGGCGCCCGGGCGGTGCTGCGCTGTCAGAGCCCGCGCATGGTGTGGACGCAAGACCGGCTGCACGACCGCCAGCGCGTGGTCCACTGGGACCTCAGCGGCGGCCCGGCCGGCGGCTCCGCGCGCCGACTCGTGGACATGTACTCGGCGGGCGAGCAGCGCGTGTACGAGCCGCGCGACAGCGGCCGCCTGCTGCTGACCCCCACCGCCTTCCAGGACGGCAACTTCTCGCTGCTCATCCGCGGTACGGCCCCGAGGGACCGAGAGGGGGCGGGGCTGCGGGGGCGCGGGCGAGGCCGCGGAGCTCATTGCTGGGTTCCCCCGGTGCGTAGCGGTGGAGGACACAGACGAGGGGCTGTACACCTGTAACCTGCACCACCATTACTGCCACCTCTACGAGAGCCTGGCCGTGCGCCTCGAGGTCACCGACGACCGTGAGTGTGTCCCACTCCCGGCCTGtgctctcccacccctgcccccaccccccgccccgctcccTCCGGGCACCCTCCCGGCCCGGGGTCCCTGACCGGCCTCGCTCCCCCAGCCCGGGCCGCCGGCGCGCACTGGGACGGCGAGAAGGAGGTGCTGGCGGTGGAGCGCGGCGCGCCCGCGTTGCTGACGTGCGTGAACCGCGCGCACGTGTGGACCGACCGGCACCTGGAGGAGGCGCAGCAGGTGGTGCACTGGGACCGGCAGCCGCCCGGGGTGCCGCACGACCGCGCGGACCGCCTGCTCGACCTGTACGCGTCGGGCGAGCGCCGCGCCTACGGGCCGCCCTTCCTGCG
This sequence is a window from Globicephala melas chromosome 1, mGloMel1.2, whole genome shotgun sequence. Protein-coding genes within it:
- the MXRA8 gene encoding matrix remodeling-associated protein 8 isoform X2 — encoded protein: MELRAQVLLWKLVFLQSSSVLLSSGPAGPATPGSSVVSESAVSWAAGARAVLRCQSPRMVWTQDRLHDRQRVVHWDLSGGPAGGSARRLVDMYSAGEQRVYEPRDSGRLLLTPTAFQDGNFSLLIRAVEDTDEGLYTCNLHHHYCHLYESLAVRLEVTDDPRAAGAHWDGEKEVLAVERGAPALLTCVNRAHVWTDRHLEEAQQVVHWDRQPPGVPHDRADRLLDLYASGERRAYGPPFLRERVAVGADAFARGDFSLRIDPLEPADEGTYSCHLHHHYCGLHERRVFHLKVTEPAARPPPRDSPGNGSSHSGAPGPDPTLTRGRSVINVIVPEGRAHFFQQLGYVLATLLLFILLLITVILATRQRRRGGYEYSDKKSKSKGKDVNMVEFAVAAGDQPLYRREDIQLGYKNNLLKERVELSHSPLPAKSIDLDKAEGQRADTRLSPWLPEFRKEYCK
- the MXRA8 gene encoding matrix remodeling-associated protein 8 isoform X1, with the protein product MELRAQVLLWKLVFLQSSSVLLSSGPAGPATPGSSVVSESAVSWAAGARAVLRCQSPRMVWTQDRLHDRQRVVHWDLSGGPAGGSARRLVDMYSAGEQRVYEPRDSGRLLLTPTAFQDGNFSLLIRAVEDTDEGLYTCNLHHHYCHLYESLAVRLEVTDDPRAAGAHWDGEKEVLAVERGAPALLTCVNRAHVWTDRHLEEAQQVVHWDRQPPGVPHDRADRLLDLYASGERRAYGPPFLRERVAVGADAFARGDFSLRIDPLEPADEGTYSCHLHHHYCGLHERRVFHLKVTEPAARPPPRDSPGNGSSHSGAPGPGAGDPTLTRGRSVINVIVPEGRAHFFQQLGYVLATLLLFILLLITVILATRQRRRGGYEYSDKKSKSKGKDVNMVEFAVAAGDQPLYRREDIQLGYKNNLLKERVELSHSPLPAKSIDLDKAEGQRADTRLSPWLPEFRKEYCK
- the MXRA8 gene encoding matrix remodeling-associated protein 8 isoform X3; protein product: MELRAQVLLWKLVFLQSSSVLLSSGPAGPATPGSSVVSESAVSWAAGARAVLRCQSPRMVWTQDRLHDRQRVVHWDLSGGPAGGSARRLVDMYSAGEQRVYEPRDSGRLLLTPTAFQDGNFSLLIRAVEDTDEGLYTCNLHHHYCHLYESLAVRLEVTDDPRAAGAHWDGEKEVLAVERGAPALLTCVNRAHVWTDRHLEEAQQVVHWDRQPPGVPHDRADRLLDLYASGERRAYGPPFLRERVAVGADAFARGDFSLRIDPLEPADEGTYSCHLHHHYCGLHERRVFHLKVTEPAARPPPRDSPGNGSSHSGAPGPGAGDPTLTRGRSVINVIVPEGRAHFFQQLGYVLATLLLFILLLITVILATRQRRRGGYEYSDKKSKSKGKDVNMVEFAVAAGDQPLYRREDIQLGYKNNLLKERVELSHSPLPAKSIDLDKEFRKEYCK